ATCTATTTGATATGTCAAGGTTTAAAGTCAGAAATAAAGATATAGGTTGTTTTATGAGGTATGTCCTGGCGATGGTTTTTTACTCTATAatgcagtgttgtcaaataatgGCTATACCACTATAGTGTAGCGGCTATAGCAGGGTGGCatagaaaaatttaaacaaCCCGCTATTTTTTGCAATCTAGGATTGACCACGCTGCTGTAATGTGAGACATGTAATTAGTAAATTCATGAGTTTACATTCAAGTTTTGATGCTAACATTATTTTTGAACTCTTACTTTGCAATGCCTTTTGATTTGTAAAGGATTGCAAGAGATTATGTATTAATTAATGTTGAAAAGTaacatttttattgtttattgcTCTTGCTCAATCAAAATCTGATGAGATTGAAACACTAGCTTACATCTCTGTTGCTCTCTTTTCCAAATCAAAAGAGAGAGGTTTTTTCATGAGGTTTGTCCTGGTGAATTTTTGGCATGAGCATGTTGCAAATTCTGTAAGTTATAACCATAGttcgatgttttttttttttaacttcgaAATGCAGTGTTGTCAGCAAAAATTGAGCAAACTGTCATTTTCTGCAAATCTGCGATTGACAGCACTGCTTAATGTGAAATGTGCAATTGGGAAATTCATTAATTTACATCTAAGTTTTGATGCTAATATAATTCTCGAACTTTAACTGTTCAATGCCTTCTGATTTGTTAAGGGTGGTAAgacaatactccctccgtcccaaaatgtaagcaaaaattggtcaacaaaagttaatgtatttggttcaaaatttaTGCCACATTCATCAACTTATGTTAACCcatttttgcttacattttgggacggagggagtatgtattTATGTTGGAAAATAACATTCTATTGTATATTGCTAAATCTGATGaggttgaaagttgaaacactAGCTTACATCTCTCAATCATCTTTGTTGCTCTATTTTCCAATGATGCATGTTTCTTGTGAATTTTTGGCTCTTCTAGATTCTTTACAAGCTACACTTCATAATCCCATTTCCAAAGCATAACAAATCTGAATTTTcgtgtctctctctctcttgtgaTATAAGTGTTCTTCCTTTAAATTTGCTGCATTTCGCCTGAAACTGATCTGTCAAAAACTTgggatttttttagtttatgctTTTTGAGCTAGTTTTGTCTTTATAATCGAAATTTAGATTCCCATCTTAGCTTACAGTGAAGTAGTCTTAACTCAATGTTTCTAAGAATTATGCTAGCAACACACTCTCgtttcttgtttattttattttctgttgcATCACCGGTTTTGGATTTGCGCATTTGCAGCAGTTCCTAGATTTCTTGTTTGTGCATCTGCTGTAGAGCAATATTCTTGGTTGTGAACGACAGGGAGAGTATTTAAGCACTTATGGATTGAAACATCTCCACTTGTGAATGGAGAAAGTTCTTATAACTAGTTCAAAAAGCACTTGAGTTAACTTTTCCCATGTCTATCATATGAAACATTACTTATCATATCAATTAGTTTGGTCCTTAATCTTTTTTCTTAGCCTTAAATGATGTCCaattatgtgaattactctacAATACAATTTCTCCAAATATCAAACAATGTCATTCAAGTCAATAAATATGAATCAAGACTTGCACAgccaaaataacaaaaagaggTCCCGTGTCAGTGAAATGCATTGGAGACCTGAGGAGTGTATTCCAAGTTACCCATTTCTCTGTAGTTATATTAAAAATCTTAACTTAACAAAGCCTGCACAGTTTACTTGTTACTGCCAACAAATATGAGATTTATGTGAAGAAAGTTGTAACCCAATTTTTTATACATTGATCAGTATCTTATCCCTTCTTTTAAGCTCTCCATcatcctcaatttttttttttctctctctttctaatagattcctattttttttttccttttacacATTCCATCTCTTCAATAAAATTGATGCGTCCTCTCCTCCTTCATAATAAACGATTGTcaattttctttgttctttatttcagcaaaatttaactattttattgatcaatttatttaacgtattatataaatttattgtttattaaatcttttttcaataaatggaaccATTATTACGGGGAACACAATTTAGTTTCAAGAAAGATTAAATTTGCAAAGAACTAAACTTTGTTTAGAAAActagttttattgaaaagatGTAAGATTAATTGAGAAGAGATGTAATTGACAAGTTGTACTATTAAACTATCAAAATGACAcataaataggaacaaaaaagtCGGTTACTCTATAATTACTTGGTTGACCATTTGCTCTTCAATTGTAACGTCCTAGATTCGATATTCTGACACATCcggaatagaaaaaaaaattatgttaagacGACAATTAAAGTTAAACTGAGGGAGCATATATTATTGTATTGTAATGTATTTtcacatgataataataatcataatcctttaaaaaattattattaataataataataattgaagaaaagaaataaaagaagagaaaaatcaGAAGTGTGACACATATTTGGCGTAGCTGTCAACTTTTtgattgtataatatatatacaagtCCATACACATAAAGAAAGCTCAACTCTCCATTCCAATAAGTTTAGTTAGTTTCATCAATGGAAGAAGGAAATGAATTAGTGATGGAGATGGTTccttatgaaaatgaaaatgagattaTTTCATCAATGGAAGAAGGAAAGGAATTAGAGATGGAGTTGGAGATGGTTCCATATTATACCCTCACTGAGAGCTTCTATCGTAAGCTCAAGGAGCTTTTGGACCCTTCTGGATTCAATCTCATGTTAGTTtctttattactctttctttaatctctttctcatttttatgttttgccatttttttcGTTTGCATGTTCTGTTTTggcattctttttttttttttttccgtttgcATGTCATTCTCTTTACTGTTCTGTTTTGGTTGCTAAAAGAATTCATGCATTCAAATGTCTTTTTCTGGTCTATTGGTTTTTTCATGTGTTGTAGAAATGATGTCAAATATGAAACATGAAATGTTATTATATGTAATTTTTCatgaaattatttgaaaaataaaagaatttaattagaatacactaaattattttatttccacATCGATTAATGAATATCAAAACACGACTTgtcatactccctccgatcacaTATATAAGCAACTTTTGcttttttaggttcattaaaTCACTGATATATCTGGAATATAATATAGTCTAGATACATCacttatttaatgaatctaaaaaagtaaaagttgcttataaatgtgaccggaggaAGTATTCATTAATGGACGTGCAATTTATGTGTAAAACAACCTTACACTTTCGGTGTATActaattaaactaatttttcttatgGATATATAAAATGTATGAATCATCATGCACCTCTTTTTCCAATTCTATTTGGCAGATATGATGTCCGAAAAACATCCCTTGACTTGTACCTGTTTTACTTGGAGGTCACGAAAAGAGGAGGTTATCACCAGGTATATTGTTCGGTTATCAAAAGCTCGAATCTCCTCTGAGAGTGGTGTCCACATTTAGTTTTCGACGTTGCCTCAAACATGGTTTCCTCCTGTATGTgggaaaccaaaaaaatatgtagCTTCCATTTGGAGATCATGTTTATCCAtccaaatatgttttttttgttcaatttaatatatccttGTATGAATTTTCTAAGATGTTATTCTGCATTCTATTGAATGCTTCTTGCAGGTTGATCAAGAAAAGAAATGGGGTGAAGTTGTTTCTGCACTAAAACTGGAAGGAAACAATGCAACCTTGTGTGATCAACTTGAAAAGCTCTATAAAGAACTTCTGTACAAATTTGAGACATTGTACTTCTACAGGTCTCCTGCAACTGGCAGCAATACAGGTTAATTGGCGGTTTCGACATATACGGTTTTAGTTTATAATTTTGCTTGACTTGTTGGACatagcagaatacatttcattTCAGTAACTTCATTGTATTATGTTTATGTTGCATTTTCGTATTAAGTTGAATATGTTTTGTTTAACTTTAAATTCTTCTTTATAAGGTCCAGTTGAAAGGAATCAAAACTCAACCACTAGTTTATCTCAATTAATGGACGATCAAGATTATCTGAAGGCGCGAAAGATATCCGAACACTACTCTAGTCAAATTACAGGTTAATAAAGATATAGAATTTTAATGAGAGAAAACTGAATTCATTGATTGAATGAAAAAGAATGCACTCAAGTGTCTATATACCTGATTCAAAATAAGTATCATAATAGAATACAACTAACTTTGGTAACTGAACACAGCCGATTAATTCATTGTGGTAACTGAATTTATTAAAGTTCCAAAACCGGTTTGCTACTTTGTGTATTTATGATCTGACCGGTTTGCTACTTTGTGTATTTATGATCTGAATTGTGGACATGAATTCACTTTAGTAACTCAATGATTTGTTGGAAGAGTTTAAAGGGatttggattctgtgatgccaaAATCAACCATATCATTGGTGGTTTGAACAAGATCTGCGGTTCAGATTACTTtgcagattttgattttttattttatttttataaatctaAAACACGAGTTTGAAATATGGACCAGACCATCTTGATCAAACCACCACCGATGTTCTTGTCTGTGTACAGTCACAGGAGTGTGACTTCACACAATCAAAATTTAGTTTAAAGGTGGCTTATGTGAATTCAGAGGTGCTTATGCAGGAATTGGATATCAAGAATTTCAAGTGGTTCAACAAGCACCctcaaagaacaaagaaaagaagaaacgGAGAGGTGCTCCAATAGGACAGAGTGGATATAATATATTCCTCAAGCAGGAATGTGCTCGACTTAAAGCTAATCATCCGGACGTAGGTGGAAGAAAAATCATAGACATGGCTATTGATGCTTGGAATAAGTTGTCAGACAATGAGAAACGGGTATAGTAAATGAATTTGAGATAATAATATCGATTAAAAGTCGAAAGTTTATCTTTTTGCAACAAATGATGTTTGAAATTCGCCATTTCTAATTACTTTTCATGTAGCCATATGAAGAGGCAAGCATGAAGATAAAGGAAGAAGTTAAAGAAGCACCcacaaataacaaagaaaagaagaaacatCGAGGTGTTCCAAGGGGACAGAAGAGTGCATATCAAATATTCCTCAAGCATGAATGCGCTAGACTGAAAGCTGATCATCAGTTTCAAGGTGACAGAAAACTCAAGGCTATTGATGCTTGGAAGATGATGTCCCCCTTGGAAAAACTGGTACGATAAATGAaattgacataataatatcGAATAGAAGAAGTTGAAAGATTTATATTTTTGCCATAAATGATGTTTGAAATTTGCCACTTCTAATTACATTTCATGTAGCCATATGAAGAGGAAAGCATGAAGATAAAGGAAGAAATTAAAGCAGCAATGATCCAAAAGAGCACTGAAGATCTTAATAGGGATGAAGAGAGACCTATTGTGTGTGGTGACTACTACTCTGTAACTTCACAACCTCTGTCAAACGACTCTTTTGGAAACAACGCAGCGGTGGACTTGACAGAAAAAGTATCCGAGGATC
Above is a genomic segment from Medicago truncatula cultivar Jemalong A17 chromosome 5, MtrunA17r5.0-ANR, whole genome shotgun sequence containing:
- the LOC11442145 gene encoding high mobility group B protein 10 isoform X2, which translates into the protein MEEGNELVMEMVPYENENEIISSMEEGKELEMELEMVPYYTLTESFYRKLKELLDPSGFNLIYDVRKTSLDLYLFYLEVTKRGGYHQVDQEKKWGEVVSALKLEGNNATLCDQLEKLYKELLYKFETLYFYRSPATGSNTVERNQNSTTSLSQLMDDQDYLKARKISEHYSSQITGIGYQEFQVVQQAPSKNKEKKKRRGAPIGQSGYNIFLKQECARLKANHPDVGGRKIIDMAIDAWNKLSDNEKRPYEEASMKIKEEVKEAPTNNKEKKKHRGVPRGQKSAYQIFLKHECARLKADHQFQGDRKLKAIDAWKMMSPLEKLPYEEESMKIKEEIKAAMIQKSTEDLNRDEERPIVCGDYYSVTSQPLSNDSFGNNAAVDLTEKVSEDPFFPGDLNDHHLLDFPSGEPK
- the LOC11442145 gene encoding high mobility group B protein 10 isoform X1, which codes for MEEGNELVMEMVPYENENEIISSMEEGKELEMELEMVPYYTLTESFYRKLKELLDPSGFNLIYDVRKTSLDLYLFYLEVTKRGGYHQVDQEKKWGEVVSALKLEGNNATLCDQLEKLYKELLYKFETLYFYRSPATGSNTGPVERNQNSTTSLSQLMDDQDYLKARKISEHYSSQITGIGYQEFQVVQQAPSKNKEKKKRRGAPIGQSGYNIFLKQECARLKANHPDVGGRKIIDMAIDAWNKLSDNEKRPYEEASMKIKEEVKEAPTNNKEKKKHRGVPRGQKSAYQIFLKHECARLKADHQFQGDRKLKAIDAWKMMSPLEKLPYEEESMKIKEEIKAAMIQKSTEDLNRDEERPIVCGDYYSVTSQPLSNDSFGNNAAVDLTEKVSEDPFFPGDLNDHHLLDFPSGEPK